The Streptomyces sp. HSG2 genome has a segment encoding these proteins:
- a CDS encoding PHP domain-containing protein, which produces MDPVTALDRIAFLLERSLAPVYRARAFRTAARVVSSLPAREVRRRAEAGTLESLSGVGPKTAGVVREALTGRTPEYLRALEEDTGEPLDGAARELRRRLQGDCHTHSDWSDGGSPIEEMGRTAAGLGHAWAVLTDHSPRLTVARGLSAERLREQLDVVAELNARWAPFRLLTGIECDILRDGSLDQDPDLLARLDVVVVSVHSALRMPAEPMTRRMVAAVSDPHADVLGHCTGRLVAGKRRPESEFDADEVFAACAASGTAVEINSRPERLDPPRRLLRRALAAGTLFAIDTDAHAPGQLDWQSHGCARAAECEVPAARVVTTWSATDLLAWTRDGRLPPGATRA; this is translated from the coding sequence ATGGACCCCGTCACGGCCCTGGACCGGATCGCCTTCCTGCTGGAGCGCTCCCTGGCCCCGGTGTACCGGGCCCGGGCCTTTCGCACCGCGGCCCGGGTGGTGTCCTCGCTGCCCGCTCGGGAGGTCCGCCGCAGGGCGGAGGCCGGGACTCTGGAATCCCTGTCGGGCGTCGGTCCGAAGACGGCCGGGGTGGTCCGCGAGGCGTTGACCGGACGGACACCCGAATACCTCCGCGCCCTGGAGGAGGACACGGGCGAGCCGCTCGACGGGGCGGCACGCGAGCTGAGGAGGCGCCTCCAGGGCGACTGCCATACGCACTCCGACTGGTCGGACGGCGGCAGTCCGATCGAGGAGATGGGCCGGACGGCCGCCGGCCTCGGCCACGCGTGGGCCGTACTCACCGACCACTCGCCACGACTGACGGTGGCCCGTGGCCTGTCGGCCGAGCGCCTGCGCGAGCAACTGGACGTGGTGGCGGAACTCAACGCCCGCTGGGCACCGTTCCGTCTGCTGACCGGCATCGAGTGCGACATCCTCCGGGACGGCTCCCTCGACCAGGACCCCGACCTGCTGGCCCGACTGGACGTCGTGGTCGTGTCCGTCCACTCCGCGCTCCGCATGCCCGCCGAACCGATGACCCGCCGCATGGTGGCCGCGGTGAGCGACCCGCACGCCGACGTCCTGGGGCACTGCACAGGGCGCCTGGTGGCGGGGAAACGACGCCCCGAGTCCGAATTCGACGCCGACGAGGTCTTCGCCGCCTGCGCCGCCTCCGGCACGGCGGTGGAGATCAACAGCAGGCCCGAACGGCTCGATCCGCCCCGGCGGCTGCTCCGGCGGGCACTCGCCGCGGGCACGCTCTTCGCCATCGACACCGACGCGCACGCCCCCGGGCAGCTCGACTGGCAGTCCCACGGCTGCGCGCGGGCCGCGGAGTGCGAGGTCCCTGCCGCCCGGGTGGTCACCACCTGGTCGGCGACCGACCTCCTGGCGTGGACCCGCGACGGCCGGCTCCCGCCCGGGGCGACCCGAGCCTGA
- a CDS encoding NADP-dependent oxidoreductase: MNTMRAIRQDALGGPEVLKEVRVERPSPRPNEVLVRVRAAGMNPTDWKHRANGGFLGRPPFVLGWDVSGEVAEVGIGVAGFRPGDEVFGMLPYPFGHGSHAEYVTGPARAFTHKPAGVDHVQAGALPLVSLTAWQALVEVADVRPGQRVLIHAGAGGVGHVAVQIAKVLGAHVIATASGAKHDFLRSIGVDEPLDYRETDFTEAVRDVDVVLDTIGAETSVRSLGVVRPGGTVVSILPVGPEDFPREAERLGVRAVRMLVDADRGGMLKVARLVEDGRLRAEIAGTFPLGEAAEAHAVGERGRTTGKLVLAVD, encoded by the coding sequence ATGAACACGATGCGCGCCATCCGCCAGGACGCCCTGGGCGGCCCGGAGGTCCTCAAGGAGGTACGCGTGGAGCGCCCCTCCCCTCGCCCGAACGAGGTGCTGGTGCGGGTCCGGGCGGCGGGGATGAACCCCACCGACTGGAAGCACCGGGCCAACGGCGGCTTCCTCGGCCGGCCGCCCTTCGTGCTGGGCTGGGACGTTTCCGGAGAGGTCGCGGAGGTCGGCATCGGCGTGGCGGGTTTCCGGCCCGGGGACGAGGTCTTCGGCATGCTGCCCTACCCCTTCGGGCACGGTTCCCACGCCGAGTACGTGACCGGTCCCGCGCGCGCGTTCACCCACAAGCCCGCCGGCGTGGACCACGTCCAGGCGGGCGCCCTGCCCCTCGTCTCGCTGACAGCCTGGCAGGCGTTGGTGGAGGTGGCCGACGTCCGCCCCGGGCAGCGCGTGCTGATCCACGCCGGCGCGGGGGGCGTGGGTCACGTGGCCGTACAGATCGCCAAGGTCCTCGGCGCACACGTGATCGCCACAGCGAGCGGGGCCAAGCACGACTTCCTGCGCTCCATCGGGGTGGACGAGCCGCTGGACTACCGGGAGACGGACTTCACGGAGGCGGTGCGGGACGTCGACGTCGTCCTGGACACGATCGGGGCGGAGACCTCCGTGCGGTCCCTGGGCGTGGTGCGCCCGGGCGGAACGGTGGTGTCGATCCTGCCCGTCGGTCCCGAGGACTTCCCCCGGGAGGCCGAGCGGCTGGGCGTCCGGGCGGTCCGGATGCTGGTGGACGCGGACCGCGGCGGGATGCTGAAGGTCGCCCGGCTCGTGGAGGACGGTCGGCTGCGGGCCGAGATCGCCGGGACCTTCCCGCTGGGCGAGGCCGCGGAGGCGCACGCGGTCGGCGAGCGCGGACGCACCACGGGCAAACTCGTCTTGGCCGTGGACTGA
- a CDS encoding DUF4235 domain-containing protein, producing the protein MGKTTRKKLPAVYQPLGFALGWAGGALAGFLFRRTWRLIRHEDDAPDALDPDRGWGEVLVAAAVQGAIFASVKSAVNRGGAKAIQRSTGSWPVKTDRRPA; encoded by the coding sequence GTGGGCAAGACGACGCGGAAGAAACTGCCGGCGGTCTACCAGCCGCTCGGCTTCGCCCTGGGTTGGGCGGGGGGCGCGTTGGCGGGATTCCTCTTCCGGAGGACCTGGCGGCTCATTCGCCACGAGGACGACGCACCGGACGCGCTGGACCCCGACCGGGGCTGGGGGGAGGTTCTGGTGGCCGCCGCGGTCCAGGGCGCCATCTTCGCCTCGGTCAAGAGCGCCGTGAACCGGGGAGGAGCCAAGGCGATCCAGCGCTCGACGGGTTCCTGGCCGGTGAAGACCGATCGCCGACCGGCCTGA
- a CDS encoding SpoIIE family protein phosphatase: MSPVNPFDDSAPARAVVDATGRLREWNEAARGLLGYPPGAVLGRPLADLLVVGGPPFPDRDARRWSGSLTLRHRDGHSVSVWAMAHRPAGRDGAWVVVVPRNGDSAEGVAEDPLIRAALRQSPCATMVFDTGLRLRGANDAMARLLDVPARRLRGLRPTDIGSRPQHTELEEHLRRVLDTGRGHDMRAFMKAAGESRGAHAWSARLAPLADGEGRVRGVCVSVHDFTEQHRARERLQLVSEAGIRIGSTLDVTRTAQELATVCVPGLADLVTVDLLDRRDSADGRRPPGTPIRLRRVARASAEEDTPRIAGSGRTDDYPAGSPQAESLTTGHAVAVPPLVGGTRAETSPGAGGRDPVGPHAILSVPLRARGTTLGVAVFTRFGHPEPFTADDVLLAEEIAARAAVSIDNARRYSRERETTLTLQRSLLPRALPTTGAVETASRYLPAASSGVGGDWFDVIPLSGTRVAMVVGDVAGHGIPASAAMGRLRTAVRTLADLDLAPEELLAHLDDLVVRLASEPGERAGETGATCLYAVYDPISRRCALARAGHPAPVLVEPDGRARLVDLPSGPPLGIGGLPFESVELSLPEGSLLALYTDGLVGGSDHDAESGGALLSEALAAPAASLEETCDRVLRSLPRPDGDARDVALLLARTRVLPCEQVATWDIPADAAMVAPVRKQVLDQLDGWGLREAAFPAELVASELVTNAIRYGSAPIRLRLIHDAATLICEVSDSSHTAPHLRRARTWDEGGRGLLLVAQLTRRWGSRHTAEGKTIWAELALLGED; the protein is encoded by the coding sequence ATGAGTCCGGTGAACCCGTTCGACGATTCCGCCCCCGCGCGTGCGGTCGTGGACGCGACGGGCAGGCTGCGGGAGTGGAACGAGGCCGCGCGAGGACTGCTGGGCTACCCCCCGGGGGCGGTCCTGGGCAGACCCCTGGCCGACCTGCTCGTGGTGGGCGGTCCGCCTTTCCCCGACCGTGACGCGCGCCGGTGGAGCGGCTCGCTCACGCTGCGCCACCGCGACGGTCACAGCGTGTCCGTCTGGGCGATGGCCCATCGGCCCGCCGGGCGGGACGGTGCCTGGGTGGTGGTGGTCCCCCGGAACGGCGACAGCGCCGAGGGAGTGGCCGAGGACCCCCTGATCCGGGCGGCGCTGCGGCAGTCGCCCTGCGCCACGATGGTCTTCGACACCGGGCTGCGCCTTCGCGGCGCGAACGACGCCATGGCCCGGCTGCTGGACGTGCCCGCCCGTCGACTGCGAGGGCTGCGGCCGACCGACATCGGGAGCCGACCGCAGCACACGGAGCTCGAGGAGCACCTGCGGCGGGTCCTGGACACCGGTCGCGGTCACGACATGCGCGCCTTCATGAAGGCGGCCGGAGAGAGCCGCGGGGCGCACGCCTGGTCGGCCCGGCTGGCCCCGCTCGCCGACGGCGAGGGGCGGGTGCGCGGTGTCTGTGTGAGCGTCCACGACTTCACCGAGCAGCACCGCGCCCGAGAGCGGCTCCAACTGGTCAGCGAGGCGGGCATCCGCATCGGCAGCACCCTGGACGTCACGCGCACCGCCCAGGAGCTGGCCACGGTGTGCGTCCCGGGACTGGCCGACCTGGTCACCGTCGACCTCCTCGACCGGAGGGACTCGGCGGACGGCCGGCGTCCACCGGGGACGCCTATTCGGCTGCGACGCGTGGCCCGGGCGTCCGCCGAGGAGGACACCCCGCGGATCGCCGGGTCCGGACGCACGGACGACTACCCGGCCGGTTCGCCGCAGGCGGAGTCGCTGACGACGGGCCACGCGGTGGCGGTTCCGCCCCTCGTCGGGGGCACTCGGGCCGAGACCTCGCCCGGGGCGGGCGGGCGGGACCCCGTGGGACCGCACGCGATCCTCTCGGTGCCACTGCGGGCCCGCGGCACCACGCTCGGCGTGGCGGTGTTCACCCGGTTCGGCCACCCGGAGCCCTTCACCGCGGACGACGTGCTGCTGGCGGAGGAGATCGCCGCTCGGGCGGCGGTGTCCATCGACAACGCCCGTCGCTACTCCCGCGAGCGCGAGACGACCCTGACGTTGCAGCGCAGCCTGCTGCCCCGGGCACTTCCCACGACGGGTGCCGTCGAGACGGCCTCCCGCTATCTGCCCGCCGCCAGCTCGGGCGTGGGCGGCGACTGGTTCGACGTGATCCCGCTGTCGGGGACGCGGGTCGCCATGGTGGTCGGCGACGTGGCCGGCCACGGCATCCCGGCGTCGGCGGCCATGGGGCGGCTGCGCACCGCGGTCCGCACCCTCGCCGACCTGGACCTCGCTCCGGAGGAGCTGCTGGCCCATTTGGACGACCTGGTCGTCCGGCTCGCATCCGAGCCCGGTGAACGGGCGGGCGAGACCGGCGCCACCTGCCTGTACGCGGTGTACGACCCGATCTCCCGCCGCTGCGCCCTCGCCCGCGCCGGACATCCCGCTCCCGTGTTGGTCGAGCCGGACGGACGGGCGCGGCTCGTCGACCTGCCCTCGGGTCCGCCCCTGGGGATCGGCGGCCTGCCCTTCGAGTCGGTCGAGCTGTCGCTGCCGGAGGGCAGCCTGCTGGCGCTCTACACGGACGGGCTGGTCGGCGGCTCCGATCACGACGCGGAATCCGGCGGCGCGCTGCTGAGCGAGGCGCTGGCCGCCCCGGCGGCCTCCCTGGAAGAGACCTGCGACCGGGTGCTGCGCTCCCTGCCGAGGCCGGACGGTGACGCGCGCGACGTGGCCCTGCTTCTCGCGCGAACCCGGGTGTTGCCGTGTGAACAGGTCGCGACCTGGGACATCCCGGCCGACGCGGCCATGGTCGCCCCGGTGCGCAAGCAGGTCTTGGACCAGCTCGACGGCTGGGGTCTGCGGGAGGCCGCCTTCCCCGCCGAACTCGTGGCGAGCGAACTGGTCACCAACGCCATCCGGTACGGCTCGGCCCCGATTCGTCTGAGGCTCATCCACGACGCCGCCACGCTGATCTGCGAAGTGTCCGACAGCAGCCACACCGCCCCGCATCTGCGCCGAGCGAGGACCTGGGACGAGGGCGGACGGGGACTGCTGCTGGTCGCCCAGCTCACCCGACGCTGGGGCAGCCGGCACACCGCCGAGGGCAAGACCATCTGGGCCGAACTGGCACTGCTCGGCGAAGACTGA